A DNA window from Bacillus carboniphilus contains the following coding sequences:
- a CDS encoding dynamin family protein — MRTSAYQTNLFSQYSTPLDRLSKLAMEQQNEKMVFQLNGLMDRLEDQKLYIAFCGHYSAGKSSLLNQMFHKNILPSSPIPTSANTVKMSNGQEEKAIISYKNGSTFEQQPLDFDEVKRLCKNGDEVLEVEIQTPYPEHVPHDLVFFDTPGIDSTDDAHQLATEGMLHLADLVFYMVDYHHVQSDINLQFIKQLNRQGKKVCLIVNQIDKHSEDEIRFDEFKQSTSRAFENGGAKLERLFFTSIKDMEHPNNEWNQLQTYLESIERVKEEWLLNSFQSILMHLTQEWEQYIDSSFNEQIEPLQAQLGGSSVEQLNSQLEKLKQQSEQLKVENNEIRNNFETSLSKMLHNSYLMDFETRDLANSYLESLQDGFKVGMLFSKKKTQEEKDQREEVFYNKLKEQAQTQFEWHLKQLAQSTVTHTAADSTELKALSQQLHCELPKEVLIETYKAGASLTGQYLLQYSRDLENEVKKIVQKEARRFIEQLLKYQEEKNKTKNSEIQKEIKQITEELNLLSKIEKIQEKKSALVWQWQNEMETTSEMDEQTWDQSKELVRTWLVQHQSQQKVVTTHEKKTEITDKTVEQVTEANRSDKAVETTKNDSSLHEVAEIFRQLPSLQKVADSIQNKANRLDSHTFTVTLFGAFSAGKSSFINGLLGEKILPSSPNPMTAALTEIKAPPTKEEHLSLRVHYKTDAEMVEELSDLIQIEGEVTTETIWKSASKTQTGQQHPFLKAFVKGYEERKDKLGNIESSTFDQLPMLAAEESVSCFIKRIELFLDHPLTNLGMTLVDTPGSDSLNTRHTGVAFEHIKNSDAIIYVTYYHHAFGKADREFLIQLGRVKDAFSLDKMFFVVNAADLADSEEEREEVVDYVKDQLLGYGLRHPRLFPVSSLNRLMNQTNEDSAKVWDGFNKFEDSFLPFVEHDLKQVTRQSAWKEVERGINILQSYVDLQNKSELEKEEAKRNLQDQEANIIEKLKITDFKLYESRLEQETRELVHYVKERVRLRARDFFKESFHPSRLQDDSGKVKEKLQQALQEWLELMSFDLIQELRATSLRLEVFVNQLKDDYYREVGQRIRQVIDIPFAEPEEVKIDTPDITSLQNNLSSVSFQSALQVYKNAKSFFEKNEKEKMLERLLEMIQQPLTEYSLEKESELFSQYSQQLLNGLSHISSAMEEEAKQYIAGQIEALSSDGDVRQEQLLEQLRNLS, encoded by the coding sequence ATGAGAACTTCTGCGTATCAAACCAATTTGTTTTCACAATATTCCACTCCATTGGATCGCTTATCAAAATTAGCAATGGAGCAGCAAAATGAAAAAATGGTCTTTCAATTGAATGGTCTGATGGACCGTTTAGAGGATCAAAAATTATATATTGCCTTTTGTGGGCATTATTCAGCAGGTAAGTCTAGCCTTTTAAATCAAATGTTTCATAAAAATATTCTTCCATCAAGCCCCATTCCAACTAGTGCAAATACTGTGAAAATGAGTAATGGGCAAGAAGAGAAGGCCATAATTAGTTATAAAAATGGATCAACTTTTGAGCAACAGCCTTTAGATTTTGATGAGGTCAAACGTTTATGTAAAAACGGTGATGAGGTACTAGAAGTTGAGATTCAAACCCCTTATCCAGAACATGTACCTCATGATTTAGTATTTTTTGATACTCCGGGTATTGATTCAACGGATGATGCCCACCAGTTAGCAACTGAAGGAATGCTCCATTTAGCAGACCTTGTTTTTTATATGGTAGATTATCACCATGTACAATCTGATATCAATTTACAATTTATTAAACAGCTAAACAGACAAGGTAAGAAGGTATGTTTAATCGTCAACCAAATCGATAAGCATTCCGAAGATGAAATTCGTTTTGACGAGTTTAAGCAATCTACGAGTAGGGCTTTCGAAAATGGTGGAGCTAAGCTAGAGCGGTTATTCTTTACATCTATAAAAGATATGGAACATCCTAACAATGAGTGGAACCAGCTTCAAACATATTTGGAATCCATTGAAAGAGTAAAAGAAGAATGGCTTCTTAATAGTTTTCAATCAATTCTTATGCATTTAACCCAAGAATGGGAACAATACATTGATTCAAGCTTCAATGAGCAGATTGAACCCTTACAAGCACAACTAGGTGGCAGCTCAGTCGAGCAGCTGAACAGTCAATTAGAAAAATTAAAACAACAATCTGAGCAATTAAAAGTAGAGAACAATGAAATTAGAAATAATTTTGAAACAAGTCTTTCTAAAATGCTTCATAACAGTTACTTGATGGACTTTGAAACAAGAGATCTTGCTAATTCTTACTTGGAATCATTACAAGATGGTTTTAAAGTGGGAATGTTGTTTTCAAAGAAAAAAACGCAGGAAGAGAAAGATCAGAGAGAAGAAGTTTTTTATAACAAATTAAAAGAGCAAGCCCAAACTCAATTTGAATGGCATTTGAAGCAATTAGCCCAATCAACCGTAACACATACGGCTGCGGACTCCACGGAGTTAAAAGCACTATCTCAACAGTTACACTGTGAACTCCCTAAAGAAGTTCTAATAGAAACGTATAAAGCAGGGGCTTCTTTAACAGGGCAGTACCTTCTACAGTACTCACGTGACTTGGAAAATGAAGTGAAGAAAATTGTACAAAAGGAAGCTAGAAGGTTCATAGAACAATTACTCAAGTATCAAGAAGAAAAGAATAAGACAAAGAACAGTGAAATCCAGAAGGAAATAAAACAAATAACTGAAGAGTTGAATTTGCTTTCAAAAATTGAAAAGATCCAAGAGAAAAAATCCGCACTGGTATGGCAATGGCAAAATGAAATGGAAACGACCAGTGAGATGGATGAACAAACATGGGACCAGTCTAAAGAATTGGTTCGTACTTGGTTGGTCCAGCATCAAAGTCAACAAAAAGTAGTTACAACTCATGAAAAGAAAACGGAAATCACAGATAAAACTGTAGAACAAGTAACAGAAGCTAACAGATCAGATAAAGCTGTGGAAACAACAAAAAATGATTCTTCGTTACATGAGGTTGCAGAAATTTTCAGGCAATTACCGTCACTACAAAAAGTGGCTGATTCTATTCAGAATAAGGCGAATCGATTGGATTCACATACATTCACAGTCACTCTTTTTGGAGCGTTTAGTGCAGGGAAATCTTCCTTTATTAACGGATTATTAGGCGAGAAGATATTGCCTTCCTCTCCAAATCCGATGACGGCTGCACTTACTGAGATAAAGGCACCTCCAACAAAAGAAGAACACCTATCATTACGTGTACATTACAAAACAGACGCAGAAATGGTAGAAGAATTAAGTGATCTTATCCAAATAGAAGGAGAAGTTACGACAGAAACCATTTGGAAAAGCGCTAGTAAAACTCAAACAGGGCAACAGCATCCATTCCTAAAGGCTTTTGTAAAAGGCTATGAGGAAAGGAAAGATAAGCTTGGGAATATTGAGTCTTCAACGTTTGATCAATTGCCGATGCTTGCAGCAGAAGAATCTGTGTCCTGTTTTATTAAAAGAATTGAGTTATTCCTAGATCATCCTTTGACCAATTTAGGCATGACTTTAGTAGATACACCGGGATCCGATTCATTAAATACACGACACACCGGTGTTGCCTTTGAGCACATTAAAAATTCAGATGCCATTATATATGTAACCTATTACCACCACGCATTCGGAAAGGCAGACCGTGAATTTTTAATCCAGCTAGGGCGAGTAAAGGATGCTTTTAGCCTTGATAAAATGTTTTTCGTGGTAAATGCTGCGGACCTAGCAGACAGTGAAGAAGAGCGTGAAGAGGTAGTTGACTACGTAAAAGATCAACTTTTAGGTTATGGCTTACGTCATCCTAGACTTTTCCCGGTTTCAAGTTTAAACCGACTCATGAATCAAACCAATGAGGACTCTGCAAAAGTTTGGGATGGATTCAATAAGTTTGAAGACTCCTTTCTCCCATTCGTTGAGCATGACCTGAAACAAGTAACAAGACAGAGTGCATGGAAAGAAGTTGAACGAGGAATCAACATTTTGCAGTCATATGTGGATCTGCAAAATAAGAGTGAACTTGAGAAAGAAGAAGCGAAACGAAATCTTCAAGATCAAGAAGCGAATATTATTGAGAAGCTTAAGATTACGGACTTCAAATTATATGAATCTAGGTTAGAACAAGAAACGCGCGAGCTGGTTCATTATGTAAAAGAACGTGTTCGGTTACGTGCTCGAGATTTCTTTAAAGAATCTTTCCATCCATCTCGCCTGCAAGATGATTCTGGGAAAGTGAAGGAAAAACTTCAACAAGCGCTACAAGAGTGGTTAGAGTTGATGAGCTTTGATTTGATTCAAGAATTACGAGCAACCTCATTGCGTCTAGAAGTATTTGTAAATCAATTAAAAGATGATTACTATCGGGAAGTCGGCCAACGCATTAGGCAAGTCATAGATATTCCGTTCGCTGAACCCGAGGAAGTTAAAATTGATACGCCTGATATTACTAGCTTACAGAATAATTTAAGTTCTGTTTCGTTTCAGTCAGCGTTACAAGTATATAAAAATGCAAAATCGTTTTTTGAAAAAAATGAAAAAGAAAAGATGTTAGAAAGGTTACTTGAAATGATCCAACAACCTTTAACAGAGTATTCGCTTGAAAAAGAGTCAGAGCTTTTCAGTCAATATAGTCAGCAACTTTTAAATGGACTTTCGCATATATCTTCAGCTATGGAAGAAGAAGCAAAGCAATATATAGCGGGACAGATTGAAGCGTTAAGTTCCGATGGAGATGTGAGACAGGAACAGCTATTGGAACAATTAAGAAACTTGAGCTGA
- a CDS encoding sulfurtransferase has translation MIQKSSNLFVEARDLFKMIENQESITVLDCRFDLKDPEAGKAWFRESHILHAQYMDLEQDLSGKVEKHGGRHPLPSVSELEELFQIKGVSKDKPVVVYDQGKAPFAARCYWTLKFLGHPNVYILQGGYTDWIQEQYPITGQPTAVSRGDFTAHIQKEMVANYEDVKSLIETNSGVLVDSRELVRYQGKEEPIDKKAGRIPSSHHYFWLDVFTGNRYKSSDDLIQQYQAIQQDQPIVVYCGSGVTAAPNVVALYHAGYKHVKLYIGSFSDWISYEDSIIATGDKNLK, from the coding sequence ATGATTCAAAAATCATCTAATCTATTTGTGGAAGCAAGAGATTTGTTTAAAATGATAGAAAATCAAGAGTCTATTACGGTTTTAGATTGTCGTTTTGATTTAAAAGACCCGGAAGCCGGTAAAGCATGGTTTCGTGAATCCCATATTCTTCATGCACAGTATATGGACCTTGAACAAGACCTATCAGGGAAAGTAGAAAAGCATGGGGGCAGGCACCCACTCCCTTCCGTTAGCGAGCTAGAGGAACTGTTTCAAATTAAGGGTGTATCAAAGGACAAACCTGTAGTTGTGTATGATCAAGGTAAGGCACCCTTCGCAGCTCGTTGTTATTGGACATTAAAGTTTCTCGGCCATCCAAATGTATACATCTTACAAGGGGGCTATACAGATTGGATCCAGGAACAATACCCAATAACAGGTCAACCAACTGCCGTCTCAAGAGGAGATTTTACTGCTCATATTCAAAAAGAAATGGTTGCGAACTATGAGGATGTTAAAAGCCTAATCGAAACAAATTCAGGAGTCTTGGTAGATTCTAGAGAGCTCGTGCGCTACCAAGGGAAGGAAGAACCCATTGATAAAAAGGCAGGAAGAATACCATCGTCACATCATTATTTTTGGTTAGATGTATTTACTGGTAATCGTTACAAATCGAGCGATGACTTAATTCAACAGTATCAGGCAATTCAGCAGGATCAACCGATTGTGGTTTATTGTGGTAGTGGTGTTACAGCTGCTCCAAATGTTGTAGCACTGTACCATGCAGGCTATAAACATGTTAAACTGTATATTGGTAGTTTTAGTGATTGGATCTCATATGAAGACTCAATCATTGCTACTGGGGATAAGAATCTAAAATAA
- a CDS encoding 5'-3' exonuclease, with protein MSKQRLLIVDGMALLFRSFFATSVFNQYFFNERGIPTNAVSGFVKHVKAAISQFNPSHVSICWDTPSKTFRHDLYTEYKGNRSAPPEEMVPQFDLAQQVADQLGFHNIKVEGYEADDCIGALATMYRDQCEVHVVTGDKDLLQLLHDDVEIHLLQKGIGSYDRWTKARFLEEMTLHPDQWSQVKAFMGDPSDGYPGVKGIGEKTALKIMTTYGSIEAVLENLDKLTPSWKKKIEADREQLLLSYELAKINCEVPLTCELEQLLYELNNEQWRATLTTFDIRGISALLTQIEEEFAG; from the coding sequence ATGAGCAAGCAACGACTTTTAATTGTAGATGGAATGGCATTATTATTTCGTTCATTTTTTGCAACTTCTGTTTTTAATCAATATTTCTTTAACGAAAGAGGAATCCCTACAAATGCTGTAAGTGGTTTTGTTAAACACGTTAAAGCAGCAATTAGCCAATTTAATCCTAGTCATGTATCGATTTGCTGGGATACACCTAGTAAGACATTTAGACATGACTTGTATACAGAATACAAGGGAAATCGCTCTGCACCGCCTGAAGAAATGGTTCCGCAGTTTGATTTAGCTCAGCAAGTTGCTGACCAACTTGGTTTCCATAACATTAAGGTTGAGGGTTATGAAGCGGACGATTGTATTGGAGCTTTAGCAACTATGTATCGCGACCAATGTGAAGTCCATGTTGTAACGGGGGATAAGGATTTACTTCAACTTTTACATGATGATGTAGAAATACATCTTCTTCAAAAGGGAATTGGTTCCTATGACAGATGGACAAAAGCGAGGTTCTTAGAGGAAATGACTTTACATCCAGACCAATGGTCACAAGTAAAAGCCTTTATGGGTGATCCTAGTGATGGATATCCGGGTGTAAAAGGAATTGGAGAGAAAACAGCGCTTAAGATTATGACCACTTATGGGTCCATTGAAGCTGTATTAGAAAATTTAGATAAACTGACTCCTTCTTGGAAAAAGAAGATTGAGGCAGACCGTGAACAACTTCTCTTGTCTTATGAGTTAGCGAAGATTAACTGTGAAGTACCATTAACGTGTGAGCTTGAACAATTATTGTACGAGTTAAACAATGAGCAGTGGCGAGCAACCTTAACGACATTTGATATTAGAGGTATTTCTGCGCTATTGACCCAGATAGAAGAAGAGTTTGCGGGATAA
- a CDS encoding small, acid-soluble spore protein L produces MSKNNNRNRGKAAPGVNPQGYGQDASENPKSKLEDRARRSNTKI; encoded by the coding sequence ATGAGTAAAAACAATAATCGAAATCGAGGTAAGGCTGCCCCTGGAGTGAACCCTCAAGGATATGGTCAAGATGCTTCAGAAAACCCTAAAAGTAAGCTAGAAGATAGAGCTAGAAGAAGCAATACTAAAATTTAA
- a CDS encoding DUF6123 family protein, whose product MKTVGDYISFLEEKGFKLGEDAISFIFFGKQFTKASDQLVIWAIEWTLKIKQNFDGSFYLLLLERIVEENIQTKRELLSFLDRTGLSA is encoded by the coding sequence GTGAAAACAGTTGGAGATTATATATCATTCCTTGAAGAGAAGGGTTTTAAACTCGGTGAAGATGCCATTTCCTTTATTTTCTTTGGTAAACAATTTACAAAGGCATCAGACCAACTAGTCATTTGGGCTATTGAGTGGACATTAAAGATTAAACAAAACTTTGATGGTAGTTTTTATTTGCTTTTATTAGAACGGATAGTAGAAGAAAATATTCAAACAAAGCGTGAATTACTTTCATTTTTAGACCGAACCGGCTTAAGTGCGTAA
- a CDS encoding DMT family transporter, with amino-acid sequence MNSKNRLADVWLLLVAFIWGTTFVIVQNAIAFLPPFTFNGVRFLLAGIVMLIPVLLKFRLKKIENKKTVLFSGMIMGAFLFIGYGFQTIGLVYTTSSKAAFITGLSVVLVPLFSLLLFKQLPRLIVWISCLLSISGLYMMTMAGGEGFNLGDFFVLICAFGFALHIIVTGKFSSTLDATLLTIVQIFTVGILSMGTAFFLEDWQKALNPTYIFQPDVIFALFVTALLATALAFFIQTKVQRYTSATRVAIIFAFEPVFAALTSFIALGETLSLAAGLGSLLIFSSMILAELPSKSKPQVPVQS; translated from the coding sequence ATGAATAGCAAGAATCGTTTAGCCGACGTGTGGCTTTTACTTGTGGCCTTCATCTGGGGAACTACCTTTGTCATTGTTCAAAATGCTATAGCGTTTTTACCACCATTTACTTTCAATGGAGTTCGGTTTCTACTAGCAGGAATCGTTATGCTAATCCCAGTCTTACTAAAATTTAGACTCAAAAAAATTGAAAATAAAAAAACTGTCCTTTTCTCTGGGATGATTATGGGGGCATTCTTATTTATTGGTTATGGTTTTCAAACAATAGGTTTAGTATATACCACCTCGTCTAAAGCTGCTTTTATAACGGGCTTAAGTGTTGTATTAGTCCCGCTTTTTTCCCTACTTTTATTTAAGCAATTGCCTAGGCTAATCGTATGGATCTCTTGCCTTCTTTCCATATCCGGTTTATACATGATGACCATGGCTGGAGGAGAAGGTTTTAATTTAGGTGATTTCTTTGTTCTTATTTGTGCTTTTGGTTTTGCTCTTCATATTATAGTGACAGGGAAGTTCTCATCTACATTAGATGCAACTCTTTTAACCATTGTACAAATTTTCACTGTTGGGATACTTTCAATGGGGACGGCCTTTTTCTTAGAAGACTGGCAAAAGGCATTAAATCCGACTTATATTTTTCAACCGGACGTTATATTTGCATTATTTGTTACTGCCTTATTAGCAACTGCGTTAGCGTTTTTTATTCAGACTAAAGTACAACGATATACTTCAGCAACTCGAGTTGCCATTATATTTGCTTTTGAACCTGTATTTGCTGCTTTAACATCCTTTATTGCGCTTGGTGAAACATTGTCACTAGCTGCAGGATTAGGAAGCTTACTTATTTTTAGTTCTATGATCCTAGCTGAATTACCTAGTAAATCAAAGCCACAAGTACCTGTTCAATCATAG
- a CDS encoding RNase H family protein — MLEVYIDGASKGDPGPSGAGIFIKNGKMVEEYSIPLGVMSNHEAEFKALVHALNLCQHKKDSIISIRTDSQLVANAMDKGFVKNKKFEHLLKECVEIQSKLPLCFVKWIPSKENSNADRLAKEGIRKTERGDNHE, encoded by the coding sequence ATGCTAGAAGTTTATATTGATGGTGCCTCAAAAGGTGACCCTGGTCCAAGTGGTGCTGGTATATTTATAAAAAATGGAAAAATGGTCGAAGAATACTCGATCCCTCTTGGTGTAATGAGTAATCATGAAGCTGAGTTCAAAGCATTAGTTCATGCTTTGAATCTGTGCCAACATAAAAAGGATTCCATTATATCTATTCGGACTGATTCACAATTAGTTGCAAATGCAATGGATAAAGGTTTTGTTAAAAATAAAAAATTTGAACATTTATTAAAGGAATGTGTCGAGATCCAATCCAAGCTCCCACTTTGTTTTGTGAAGTGGATTCCTAGTAAAGAAAATAGCAATGCTGACAGACTAGCAAAAGAAGGCATTAGAAAAACAGAAAGAGGAGACAATCATGAATAG
- a CDS encoding reverse transcriptase-like protein has translation MNVKIQFRYHSKEKITFESEWVSLDNANKIIKDLQGTAKVNEIQIIDEKGQEWSPKEAKKLMAVTENEPKQIRLYFDASFHKETGETGVGYVLYYKKGENEVRLRRSRKLEQIEHSSEAEYIALYHVFDLIEEEELNGMDCIIHGDAKGAIMQLLGEWPCYDDYLNRWLDRIEERAKRLKLNPTYKYIERKQNIEAHRLAKKGMEGVEQDSRLERDGEGEIL, from the coding sequence ATGAATGTTAAAATACAATTTAGATACCATTCCAAGGAAAAAATTACATTTGAATCAGAATGGGTTTCATTAGATAATGCGAACAAGATTATAAAAGATTTACAAGGAACTGCTAAGGTAAATGAAATCCAAATTATAGATGAGAAAGGTCAAGAGTGGTCACCTAAAGAAGCGAAAAAGCTAATGGCAGTTACTGAAAATGAACCTAAACAAATCAGACTTTATTTTGATGCAAGTTTTCATAAAGAAACCGGTGAAACAGGGGTGGGGTACGTCCTTTATTACAAAAAAGGTGAGAACGAAGTACGTCTTCGCAGAAGCCGAAAATTAGAACAGATTGAGCATAGTTCTGAGGCTGAATATATTGCTCTTTATCATGTGTTTGATTTAATTGAGGAAGAGGAATTAAACGGAATGGATTGTATCATACATGGTGACGCGAAAGGAGCAATTATGCAACTGTTAGGCGAGTGGCCGTGTTATGATGATTATCTAAATAGATGGTTGGATCGAATTGAAGAACGTGCAAAAAGGCTTAAATTAAACCCGACCTATAAATATATAGAGAGAAAGCAAAATATAGAGGCTCATCGGCTAGCCAAAAAGGGGATGGAAGGAGTCGAACAAGATAGTCGTTTGGAACGCGATGGAGAGGGGGAAATTCTTTGA